ATCGGGGGTTTCGACTTCCATCGGAATACCGTTGACCTTGCACCAAACCGGTGGGCTGTATTTGTATCGTTCATCAAGGCAGAGGTCATAATAGAAAGCAAACGAGGCAGAGGTATACGGATGTCCGTCCGACCATTTGACCCCCTTGCGGAGATGCAAGGTCAAGATACTTCCATCCTCATTAAACTCCCATGTTTCAGCAAGACCGGGTTCCAGACCAGAGGCATCAAATTTCCATCGGATGAGTGGCGCATACCCGGCTGTCATCTTCCATGTCCCCAAATCCGGATGTGTATGGAACCGGTGCCACGTGCCGCCATAGGGACCGGGACGTTCATAGCCATCAAAATTCGTCTTGGCGACGAGCGGATTTTCTGGGAGCCGTTCCGCGAGAGAGGGGAGTTTGTCTTCAGCAACGAGCTTTGCCCACATCGGTGCCTCTTTCGCTTCAATTCCACTCGGAAAATCGGAGGTATCCTCTAACGGGTTTCCTGAACAACCCGCAATGAAAATCAGTAAGATAATTAGAGTTTTCGCTGCATTCCGAAGGATTTGCAGTTGCTCGAGTCGCTTTCTACATTCGGAGAGTTGGTCTGCAGACATCTTTGGTTTTGACATCACTACACTCCCTGTAACGCCAACGTATCACTATGATGACATGCCACCTGAACACCCGATGCTACCTGACGGAGTTCCGGGGTTTCCTGTTTGCATATATCGGTTGCGTATCGGCACCGCGGGTGAAAATAGCATCCAGGGGGCGGTTGAGACGGATCGGGGACATCCCCTTCAAGACGGATGTGTTCACGTTTGCGCTGCGCACTCGGATCTGGCAGTGGCACAGCGGATATTAATGCCTCCGTATACGGATGCTTCGGCGATTGATAGAGGGTTTCAGCATCACTGATCTCCACGATTTTTCCGAGATACATGACAGCGACGCGGTCGCTGATATGTTCAACGACACTCAGATCGTGCGCGATAAAGATATAAGAGAGTTGAAATTTTTCACGGAGCTCCGCCAGCAAATTGAGAATTTGTGCTTGGACGGAAACATCTAACGCCGAGACGGGTTCATCTGCCACGATGAGTTCAGGTTGGAGTGCTAACGCCCGCGCAATACCGATACGTTGACGTTGCCCACCACTGAAGGCGTGTGGATATCGGCGCGTATCCTGCGATCTCAAACCTACAGATTCCAGTAACTCAACAATCCGGTCTTGAAGTGCTGTTCCTTTCTCGGTCCGGTTGACGCGCATCGGTTCTCCGACGATGTCTCCTACCGTCATCCGTGGATTGAGCGAGGCATGCGGGTCTTGGAAGATCATCTGGATACGTCTACGATACGGGCGCATCTCATGGTGAGTCAACTTCGCTAAATCTACCTCTTCCTCACCGAAAACGAAACTCCCGCTTGTGGGTGGAATCAATCGGAGCAAGCATCGTCCTGCTGTGGTTTTCCCGCAGCCACTTTCACCGACGAGTCCGAGCGTCTCACCGCGTTGGACATCAAAATTGATACCATCGACCGCCTTGACATAACCGACAGTGCGTTGAAAGATACCTTTCTGTATCGGAAAATATTTTCTGAGATCGTTCACCTGAAGCAATTTCATTCTTTAATTTTTCCTTGCGGTTCGGTCGGGTAGGTTTGAACTTTATCTGCCTCTCCGTAGACTCGCCCTCCGCTACGCTTACGGGCTAAGCACTTCAGTTTACCGATTTTTAATTTTTCCTTGCAGTTCGGTTAGGTGAGTTTGGCAAATAATACCATTTCTGATTGAAATTGTAGCATAAACTTTTAGTTTGTGCTTGCTTGTAGCATAGACTGGCGAATGCGCGTGTGGCATTCGCAAAGACTCTGTGCACTCAGGTGCGGTTAATGCGATATAAACTTTTAGAAATGGTATAATGTTCATCGACGTATATCCGCCTGCGTGTTTTTGCGAATCAGAATCAACGGTATGAGGTCTCCCGTGTGGGCTTCCCTGGGTATGAAGGTTCTCCGTGTGACATTCCCCGGGGCATTTCTGTGTATTGTTGCAGGCTACAGGTTTGGGTAAAAAAAGAAACGTCAAAATTTCCAAACTCAGTAAAACTTAATCGAAAACCTGCGCGTAATGAAATGGAGCGCAGCCCAGGAGCAATAAATTAAAAAGTATGAAGCCAGCATCGGACAGCGTGTCCGCGATTTTCCGTTTCTCCCATGAGTTCCGGCATCTGTTCACACGCTGGCATCCGCTCCGAACACCGGGCTTGAAACGAGCATCCGACCGGCAGTGTCAAGGGGTGTGGCACCGTCCCGGGTATGGAGGGCAAGGTTTTCTGCGGCGTCTTCCCGAGGACGGGTATGGACTTTAGCAATCCCTGCGTGTAAGGATGCAGCGGATTATAGAAGATGTCATCAACCGTGCCTTTTTCGACGACGCGCCCTGCATACATGACAACGACTTCATCCGCGAGATCGGCGATAACGCCGAGGTCGTGAGTGATGAGCATAATTGCCATCCCCATCTCCGCTTGGAGTTCCTGCATGAGACCCAGCACCTGCGCTTGGATGGTCACATCGAGAGCGGTCGTGGGTTCGTCTGCAATGAGGAGTGTCGGTGAACAACAGAGTGCCATTGCAATCATGACGCGTTGACGCATGCCACCCGAGAGTTGGTGTGGGTATTCATCGACGCGTTGTGTAGGGGCAGGTATACCGACACGCGCGATCATCTCAATTGCGCGTTCACGTGCCGTCTTTTTATCGACCTGCTCGTGTAAGACAATCGCTTCAGCAATCTGGTTTCCGATCGTATAGACCGGATTGAGGGAGGTCATGGGTTCCTGGAAAATGATGGCAATTTCGTTGCCGCGGATTTCGCGCATCAATTCGCTTTTTGGTGCCACCTGTGCAATGTCTAACGGAGCCTCTTCACCGTTGCGATAAAATTGGATCTCACCGGCTTCAATACGTCCGGGTGACGGCACGAGTTGCAGCAGCGAGAGTCCAGTGATGCTTTTTCCGCAGCCACTTTCGCCGACAACCCCGACAGTCTGCCCGCGATCAATTTTAAAACTGACATCGTTCACGGCGTTGACGATACCATCGTCTGTTGGGAAAACCGTTTTTAAGCCTGAAATTTCCAAGAGCGGTTTTTCGTGGGATGTATTTTGCACTGAAGCCATTCTCTTTTTTTAATTTTACCTTTGTGCCGGTGTTGCAAGATTGCGATTTTGTGCCTAATTTTAATACCAATACAGGATCGTTATCCGTGAGGTATACCTAACTTTAGGCGATTATACACAAAAAACGGTTGTGTGTCAATCTTTTTTGATGCTGGTAAGCGTAATTATGGAGCCTAAGGGCAAGTGTAGGCGCGGTTACTAAACCGCGCCTGCGTTAACGGAAGGATTTTTAAAATGAAGGCACTCCGAGCAGCACAGGCGTGCTGGTATACCTACAACTCGGTTTTAATGTGATTCCAAAATACGGTAAGTTTCTGACTTCCGACATTTTGGGAATAACTCACAACGCTGGCTTCACCTGTTTGTTCTTCATAATCTACGGTATCGGTGGGCCACATCTTCGATGCATCCTGTGTTGGACTGAAGAAATAATCACGTGCATGCTGGACAGCAATCACAGGCTGTTTCGGTGTGCCCAGGTTCCCCACCTTTGTTTCAGTGCCTTTAACCAGTGCCCATGGAGACGGTGAGATCTTGACGTGTTCAAGCCGTGTCCTCTCCATTGCGGTTAGACCTAATTCGGGTTCCTGTGATTCCGTAAAGAATGCCAGTTTCATGACAAAACCGGAAGCGACGAGAAAGAAGAGTAAGACGACAGCATTGACGAACCGAGGCGAGAGATCCACCTTCAATCGGTCAAGGCACCATGCTAACGGACCCGCGAAGAATGCAAGTTGCTGTTGTCGATGGAGTTGCCGAACGCTGCGTTGAATGTTCCCGACTAATTCCGGCGGTGGCACCGGAGCCTCTGTCGTCTCCAGCACGCTTGCGGTGTGCCACAACGCTTCGTATTCCCTTTGGCAGCCTGGACAGGTCCGCAGATGCTCCAACAAGGTGCGTCGCGAAATTCCCTCAGCAGTCGGTTCTGCTGTCCGCGTCTCTCCGTTTAGAACGAGGTGTGGCAAATTGTTAAGAGTCTGTTTGCAATTCAAATTCATCAAGCCCCCCCTTCCAAGAGATAATATTTGCTCAATTTCCGCTTGAGATTTTTCAGTGCCTGATTCAACCGTGAAGCCACAGTGCCTTCCGAACACTTCAATATCTCAGCGATCTCCCGGTACTTGAGGTGCTGCATATAGTATAATATGACGACCTCGCGCTGTTTCTTCGGTAACCGACTGATGGCACCTTGAACCATTTCGTTCTGTTCTGTATTGACCACTGCGCCTTCAGGGGATCCGGTTTCAGAAACCGCGCCATCTATTTCCGCTTCTCTGGTATAAGCGGTAAGTTTGCGTTCATGCGATTGCGATTTACGGATATACTGCTGGCAGGTATTGATGCCGATACTATAGAGCCATGTCCCGAACTGCGATTGAAATCGAAACGCTTTAATTGACTTGTATGCCTCTAAAAACGTCTCCTGTGTCGCGTCAGCGGCATCTTCGGGATTGCGGAGCATTCGGTACGCAAGCCCATAAATCTTTGAATGATGCCGATTGACGAGTTCGTTGAACGCCTCGGCATCGCCCTCCACTGTCTGGTGGACGTAAACATCATCAGGAATCATTTTTTTAATTTACCTTGCGGTTCGGTCAGGTGGGTTTGGGCTTTTACCTGCCTCTCCGTAGAACCGCTTGCGCCGTTGTTGCAAGCTACTGCTTTGGTTTAAGGATAGAAACATCAAAATTCACAAACCCAGTAAAAACGCATCAAAAACCGCAATTGATTTCCCCTTCACTTTTTTCAAAAGCGGCAAACGCGCCCATAAATTGGGACATTATTTGTTTTGTTGCGTCGGCATCAATTTTCCTTCATTTTTTTTCAAGAGCCCCAAAAAAGAGAGAAACCCTTTACTAATTTTCTATGACTGATTGATTAAGTCTTGAACGTTATACGGATTCGCACGCCTCACAGACGAAGGCGAAACGTTTAGTGCCGTTTGTCTCAAACTCGGTCTCGTAATCATAACTGACCGGCACGTTTGACTCGCCACACCAATCACAGCGTCCAGCAAAGGTATGTGCTTTCTGTCCCAACAACACTTCCTTCTGCTCCTCAACTTTTCGGGTGGCAGCAATGAGGTCGAGGGCATTTTGGCGGAGCCTCGGATCCGTTTCCTCTTTAGCGATCCTTTCAAGGAGCGGTTGCAGTCTCGGATCGTTCGGATTCCCGCCGTCGTCGAGTGTATGCCACGCGGCTTTTCGGACGCGCAGATCGGGATCAACCAAGCCTTTGTAGAGCGCCACCCACACTTTGTCAATGCTTTTCCGAACGTGGCAGGGACAGAGGTTGTCCATCGCCTCGACGCGATCATCGGCGTTGGAAGAATACGCGAGGGAGAGGTAGTATTCGACCTCATTACCGCGCAGTCGGTCTTCACCCCGGCGATGTGCTTTCTTCTGATATTTGTTCATGCCTCTCAGTTTTTTTGCCTTCGGAATTCCATGTTTTGGCATCTGTTTCCTCCAAAAAATATAATTCTGAATCGCGGATTGTCGCGAATTTATCAGATTTCGCGGATTTTAGCATCCTCTTATTGCTTCAACTTTGACTTTGAGATCGGGTCTTCGGATTCTGTAAAATGAGGGTAGACATCCCTTCCGCCTGTGGGATTTTGAGCAAGTCGCGAAGCGGCTGTTCCTGTGGGTTATTATAGGTGGCTGGACACTTTACCGCCATCAACTGAAGAGGGCAATCAGGGCGATAATCACTGCCGCAATTGCTGCCCCTGTCGTGAAGACAGTCAATATTCTACCGCTGCCTTCCTGCTTCCCCTCCAATTTTCCTTTGACCCATCCGACATCGTGCTTCAATTGCCCGACGTGGGTTTCAATAGCATCGAGTCGTTTTTCTAAGCGTTCGTTATCCTTTTCCCTTTGTGTTTCAATGGCATTAAGGCGTTTTTCTAAACGCTCGTTATCCTCTCTTCTCTGTGTCTCAATGGCATCGAGTCGTTTTTCTAAACGCGATTCAATTCCCGACAAGGCTTCAAAAATTCTGTCCTGAAAATCTTGCTCTGTCATTTCTATCGCCTCCCTTGGTACCTCATTTCCATACGATGCATAGTGTAGTTTAGCACGATTTGCCTGTTAGAATCAACTGAAAATCAACGGGGGTGTAAATATTTTGTCAATTGTCTGAATCGCGGATTGACGCGGAGGACACGGAGGACGCGGATTTTAAGAAAGGTCTTCAAATGTGAAGTGCCCTTCATTTTCTTTTCTGGACTGCCTTGGAAACGAAATACCACTGACAGGTTCTTCGGGTTCATAACTGATGAGTGCCTCCAAAAGGGATCTTTCACTGTTGCCTTGCGGACTCGTTTCAACAGCTAACAAAGCAGCGTCAATAGAACCTTCAAGTATGCTTTTAGTTTTTCCTTTCCGTAACTTCATAGCTGTTTGAAATGCTGCGTGATAAACCTCAATAATCCGTAGCCTTTGAGTTCATCTGCTAAGATCTTAAATCCAAGTTCATAGATTTCAATGTCGGTGAGTTCTAACATCCCTTCGCGCCATGCGGCAATCCGCTCGGCTTTGAGGCGTTCCTCCTTTTTCCGCGATGCTGCTCCCTGTTGGATACGTTTCGCAAGCGTCCGGATATCCGGGTCTTTGTCCATCCATTTATGCCGTTCAGCAGTATAATCATAGGTGCGCGGTTTACAGTTTTGAAGGAATTGTGTTGTATACGCGGAGCCGAGTTGTTTTGTAAGTTCTTTAATGCCGAGTTCATAAATCTCAAGATCCGTCATCTGGAAAATGTCCATTTCCTGTCACCTCCCGTAACCATGTTTCTGGATTTTCGACCTGGATGTGAAGCCGTGCTTGGGCCCGTTGTGATCTTCTGAGCAGCCTATCATCCGTTGTTAGGAAAATGTCAGCCTCGCCACTTTCAGCACAGGCAAGATGCAAGGCATCTTTTTCCTTAAAACCTAACGATTCAAGTTGTAAACCTCTTGATATTTCCTCTGCTCCGACAGAGATAATCTGATGCGTAAGCATTAACAAGGTTTCG
This window of the Candidatus Poribacteria bacterium genome carries:
- a CDS encoding HEAT repeat domain-containing protein gives rise to the protein MPKHGIPKAKKLRGMNKYQKKAHRRGEDRLRGNEVEYYLSLAYSSNADDRVEAMDNLCPCHVRKSIDKVWVALYKGLVDPDLRVRKAAWHTLDDGGNPNDPRLQPLLERIAKEETDPRLRQNALDLIAATRKVEEQKEVLLGQKAHTFAGRCDWCGESNVPVSYDYETEFETNGTKRFAFVCEACESV
- a CDS encoding type II toxin-antitoxin system VapC family toxin, whose amino-acid sequence is MIKRGLYRRVQAFSPFWKIYLDTCCLSRLFDPPTQTRVIEEAKATHQILTYCFRGDWHWIASDVIIDEVEQTPDLEERTQVETLLMLTHQIISVGAEEISRGLQLESLGFKEKDALHLACAESGEADIFLTTDDRLLRRSQRAQARLHIQVENPETWLREVTGNGHFPDDGS
- a CDS encoding sigma-70 family RNA polymerase sigma factor translates to MIPDDVYVHQTVEGDAEAFNELVNRHHSKIYGLAYRMLRNPEDAADATQETFLEAYKSIKAFRFQSQFGTWLYSIGINTCQQYIRKSQSHERKLTAYTREAEIDGAVSETGSPEGAVVNTEQNEMVQGAISRLPKKQREVVILYYMQHLKYREIAEILKCSEGTVASRLNQALKNLKRKLSKYYLLEGGA
- a CDS encoding ABC transporter ATP-binding protein, giving the protein MASVQNTSHEKPLLEISGLKTVFPTDDGIVNAVNDVSFKIDRGQTVGVVGESGCGKSITGLSLLQLVPSPGRIEAGEIQFYRNGEEAPLDIAQVAPKSELMREIRGNEIAIIFQEPMTSLNPVYTIGNQIAEAIVLHEQVDKKTARERAIEMIARVGIPAPTQRVDEYPHQLSGGMRQRVMIAMALCCSPTLLIADEPTTALDVTIQAQVLGLMQELQAEMGMAIMLITHDLGVIADLADEVVVMYAGRVVEKGTVDDIFYNPLHPYTQGLLKSIPVLGKTPQKTLPSIPGTVPHPLTLPVGCSFQARCSERMPACEQMPELMGETENRGHAVRCWLHTF
- a CDS encoding dipeptide ABC transporter ATP-binding protein — protein: MKLLQVNDLRKYFPIQKGIFQRTVGYVKAVDGINFDVQRGETLGLVGESGCGKTTAGRCLLRLIPPTSGSFVFGEEEVDLAKLTHHEMRPYRRRIQMIFQDPHASLNPRMTVGDIVGEPMRVNRTEKGTALQDRIVELLESVGLRSQDTRRYPHAFSGGQRQRIGIARALALQPELIVADEPVSALDVSVQAQILNLLAELREKFQLSYIFIAHDLSVVEHISDRVAVMYLGKIVEISDAETLYQSPKHPYTEALISAVPLPDPSAQRKREHIRLEGDVPDPSQPPPGCYFHPRCRYATDICKQETPELRQVASGVQVACHHSDTLALQGV